A section of the Tenrec ecaudatus isolate mTenEca1 chromosome 10, mTenEca1.hap1, whole genome shotgun sequence genome encodes:
- the HOXB6 gene encoding homeobox protein Hox-B6, whose amino-acid sequence MSSYFVNSTFPVTLASGQESFLGQLPLYSSGYADPLRHYPAPYGPGPGQDKGFAASSYYPPAAGGYGRAAPCDYGPAPAFYREKESACALSGADEPPPFHPEPRKSDCAQDKSVFGETEEQKCSTPVYPWMQRMNSCNSSSFGPSGRRGRQTYTRYQTLELEKEFHYNRYLTRRRRIEIAHALCLTERQIKIWFQNRRMKWKKESKLLSASQLSAEEEEEKAAE is encoded by the exons ATGAGTTCCTATTTCGTGAACTCCACCTTCCCCGTCACTCTGGCCAGCGGGCAGGAGTCCTTCCTGGGCCAGCTACCGCTCTACTCGTCGGGCTATGCGGACCCGCTGAGGCACTATCCTGCGCCCTACGGCCCGGGCCCCGGCCAGGACAAGGGCTTTGCCGCCTCCTCCTATTACCCCCCGGCCGCCGGCGGCTACGGCCGAGCGGCGCCGTGCGACTACGGGCCGGCGCCGGCCTTCTACCGCGAGAAGGAGTCGGCCTGCGCGCTCTCGGGAGCCGACGAGCCGCCCCCGTTCCACCCCGAGCCGCGCAAGTCGGACTGCGCGCAGGACAAGAGTGTGTTCGGGGAGACGGAGGAACAGAAGTGCTCCACCCCGGTCTACCCGTGGATGCAGCGGATGAATTCGTGCAACA GTTCCTCCTTTGGGCCCAGCGGCCGGCGAGGTCGCCAGACCTACACCCGCTACCAGAcgctggagctggagaaggagTTCCACTACAACCGCTACCTGACGCGGCGGCGGCGCATCGAGATCGCGCACGCGCTCTGCCTGACCGAGCGCCAGATCAAGATCTGGTTCCAGAACCGGCGCATGAAGTGGAAGAAGGAGAGCAAACTGCTCAGCGCGTCTCAGCTTAGcgcggaggaggaggaagaaaaggcGGCCGAGTGA